Proteins from a single region of Lentimicrobium saccharophilum:
- a CDS encoding UDP-glucuronic acid decarboxylase family protein, translating to MRKKILVTGGAGFLGSHLCERLLNEGNEVVCLDNYFTGQKSNVVHLLNNPYFELIRHDVTMPFYIEVDEIYNLACPASPIHYQFNPIKTVKTSVMGAINMLGLAKRIKAKILQASTSEVYGDPQIHPQTESYWGHVNPIGERACYDEGKRAAETLFVNYHKQNNVRIKIMRIFNTYGPRMHPNDGRVVSNFIVQALKGEEITLYGDGQQSRSFCYYSDLIDGMIRLMNTGDEFTGPVNVGNPNEFTIRELAEKVIHLTGSKSKIITRPLPSDDPLQRQPDITLARQKLNWEPKIQLDEGLKHTIEYFKTIIK from the coding sequence ATGAGAAAGAAAATCCTGGTAACAGGCGGCGCCGGATTCCTGGGGTCACATTTGTGCGAAAGGTTGCTGAACGAAGGCAACGAAGTAGTTTGTCTCGACAACTATTTTACCGGACAAAAGTCAAATGTTGTCCATTTGCTTAACAATCCATATTTCGAGTTGATAAGGCATGATGTTACCATGCCCTTTTACATTGAAGTGGATGAAATATACAATCTGGCCTGTCCTGCTTCACCCATTCATTACCAGTTCAACCCCATCAAAACAGTCAAAACCTCCGTGATGGGCGCCATCAATATGCTGGGGCTGGCTAAGCGCATTAAGGCCAAAATTCTGCAGGCCTCAACCAGCGAAGTTTATGGGGATCCGCAGATACATCCTCAAACCGAAAGTTACTGGGGACATGTTAATCCCATCGGTGAGCGTGCCTGTTACGACGAAGGAAAAAGGGCCGCAGAGACCCTTTTCGTGAACTATCACAAGCAAAACAATGTCAGGATTAAAATCATGCGGATTTTCAACACTTACGGTCCCCGCATGCACCCCAACGACGGCAGGGTAGTTTCCAATTTCATAGTTCAGGCGCTTAAAGGAGAAGAAATAACCCTTTACGGAGATGGACAACAGTCCCGAAGTTTCTGCTACTATTCAGATCTTATTGACGGCATGATCCGGCTGATGAACACCGGCGATGAATTTACCGGGCCGGTGAATGTCGGGAATCCTAATGAATTTACCATACGGGAGCTGGCAGAGAAAGTAATACATCTCACCGGGTCAAAATCAAAAATTATCACCCGGCCTCTGCCCAGCGACGATCCGCTCCAGCGACAGCCCGACATCACCCTTGCCCGCCAAAAACTGAACTGGGAGCCAAAAATTCAGCTTGACGAAGGGTTAAAGCATACGATAGAATATTTCAAAACCATTATCAAATAA
- a CDS encoding response regulator: MEKVIVDNIAATQGLWKDKTILIVEDVESNYQFLAATLRKSGAEILWAKSGEEALKLVSGDAIIDIVLMDVQLDGMDGYMVTVELKKIRPELPVIAQTAYAMKGEKEKSKAAGCDDYLSKPIRPSELLRTISRYL, translated from the coding sequence ATGGAAAAAGTAATTGTTGATAACATCGCGGCGACGCAGGGGCTTTGGAAGGATAAGACGATATTGATAGTTGAGGATGTTGAATCGAATTATCAGTTTCTGGCTGCTACACTCCGGAAGTCCGGCGCTGAAATTCTTTGGGCAAAATCAGGCGAAGAGGCATTGAAACTGGTTTCAGGAGATGCAATAATAGATATAGTCCTGATGGATGTCCAGCTTGATGGGATGGACGGATACATGGTTACCGTTGAATTAAAAAAGATAAGGCCGGAATTGCCCGTTATTGCTCAAACTGCTTATGCAATGAAGGGAGAGAAGGAAAAAAGCAAAGCCGCCGGCTGCGACGACTACCTTTCGAAACCCATCAGGCCATCTGAATTGCTGAGAACAATCAGCAGGTATCTCTAA
- the arcC gene encoding carbamate kinase — translation MKKLAVVALGGNALLRSDQKGTIDDQETNVYETAERLLTLIRSNYNLVITHGNGPQVGNILLANTAGHKLYGLPDMPLDIAVAYSQGFIGYIIEQQLRNVMMANDLDRDIISIITQVLVDKDDPAFKNPTKPVGPYYTKEESERITDETGAKFAEDPRGRGYRKVVASPKPLVISNQKSIESLARAGQIVIAVGGGGIPAFYVEENKLQGIDAVIDKDLASSLLAVQIRADKFFILTDVPKVCINYNTPQEKALDRMTIAEAKRYLEEGQFAEGSMAPKIRAAIAFVEGSGKDAIITSTDKLGIDNGGTRVVIV, via the coding sequence ATGAAGAAATTAGCTGTAGTGGCCCTGGGAGGCAATGCGTTGCTCAGGAGTGACCAGAAAGGAACAATTGATGATCAGGAAACAAATGTTTACGAAACAGCAGAGCGTCTGCTAACGCTTATCCGGTCAAATTATAATTTAGTGATTACACATGGTAACGGTCCCCAGGTGGGGAACATCCTGCTTGCCAATACCGCCGGACATAAATTGTATGGTTTGCCGGATATGCCGCTGGATATTGCTGTGGCTTATTCCCAGGGATTCATTGGTTATATTATCGAACAGCAGTTACGAAATGTAATGATGGCCAATGATCTTGACAGGGACATTATTTCTATTATCACCCAGGTGTTGGTTGATAAAGACGACCCTGCATTTAAAAATCCTACCAAACCTGTTGGGCCTTATTATACAAAAGAAGAGTCTGAAAGGATTACTGATGAAACCGGCGCTAAGTTTGCAGAAGATCCGCGTGGCAGGGGCTATCGTAAAGTTGTAGCCAGCCCTAAACCCTTGGTAATCAGCAATCAAAAGTCAATCGAATCGCTTGCACGCGCCGGCCAGATTGTTATTGCTGTTGGTGGAGGCGGAATTCCTGCATTTTATGTTGAAGAAAACAAGCTGCAGGGGATAGATGCTGTTATTGACAAGGACCTGGCTTCATCCCTGCTTGCAGTCCAGATCAGGGCTGATAAGTTTTTTATTCTGACTGATGTACCCAAGGTCTGCATTAATTATAATACGCCGCAGGAGAAAGCGCTTGACCGCATGACGATTGCCGAGGCCAAACGTTATCTTGAAGAGGGTCAGTTTGCAGAAGGTAGTATGGCGCCCAAGATCAGGGCCGCAATAGCCTTTGTGGAGGGCAGTGGCAAGGATGCCATCATTACAAGCACCGATAAGCTTGGTATCGATAATGGTGGAACCAGAGTCGTAATCGTATAA
- a CDS encoding UDP-glucose dehydrogenase family protein yields the protein MKITIVGTGYVGLVTGTCFSEVGINVVCVDIDQKKIDNLKKGISPIYEPGLDEMIARNTEKGRLHFSTDLPSCVNDSDVIFIAVGTPPDEDGSADLKYVLDVARTIGQHMNQHITVVTKSTVPVGTAAKVRAAVQEELDRRELGIFFDVASNPEFLKEGDAINDFMKPDRIVVGVESEKAQEIMARLYKPFTLNGHPVIFMDVPSAEMTKYAANAMLATKISFMNDIANLCEIMGADVNMVRKGIGSDTRIGNKFIYPGIGYGGSCFPKDVKALIKTADTVGYSMRILKAVEAVNDDQKSLLFNKFMSFFTGDVRGKTVAIWGLSFKPQTDDMREAPSLVIIDHLLKQGCRVKAYDPVAMHESKRRIGEVIEYCKDPYEATIDSDALFLLTEWTEFRYPNWVVIRKLMKNPVIFDGRNIYDAVELKSLDFSYFCVGVNTEKP from the coding sequence ATGAAAATCACTATAGTTGGAACAGGTTATGTCGGTCTTGTTACCGGAACCTGCTTCTCTGAAGTAGGCATCAATGTTGTGTGTGTAGACATTGATCAGAAAAAAATCGACAATCTGAAAAAAGGCATCTCCCCGATTTACGAACCCGGGCTCGATGAAATGATTGCCAGGAATACCGAGAAAGGCAGGTTACATTTCTCAACCGACCTGCCCAGTTGTGTGAATGATTCTGACGTAATCTTTATCGCTGTGGGAACCCCGCCGGATGAAGATGGCAGTGCAGATCTGAAATATGTGCTGGATGTTGCCAGGACCATTGGCCAGCATATGAATCAACATATCACAGTGGTAACGAAAAGTACCGTACCCGTTGGCACTGCAGCAAAAGTACGGGCAGCAGTTCAGGAAGAGCTTGACAGGCGTGAACTTGGCATCTTTTTCGATGTCGCTTCCAATCCCGAATTTCTCAAAGAAGGCGACGCCATCAATGATTTTATGAAACCCGACCGGATTGTTGTAGGGGTTGAATCTGAAAAAGCGCAGGAAATCATGGCCCGGCTGTATAAACCGTTTACACTTAACGGGCACCCGGTTATTTTTATGGATGTCCCTTCTGCCGAAATGACAAAATATGCGGCAAATGCCATGCTTGCAACCAAGATCAGCTTTATGAATGACATCGCTAACCTTTGCGAAATCATGGGTGCCGATGTAAATATGGTCCGCAAAGGTATTGGTAGTGATACAAGGATCGGCAACAAATTTATATACCCTGGCATTGGCTATGGAGGTTCCTGCTTTCCAAAAGACGTAAAAGCACTGATAAAGACCGCTGACACGGTTGGATACTCCATGCGGATACTGAAAGCGGTGGAAGCCGTGAACGATGATCAGAAGTCATTGTTATTCAACAAATTCATGAGCTTTTTCACAGGTGATGTCAGGGGTAAAACCGTTGCAATCTGGGGTCTGTCATTCAAGCCACAAACTGACGATATGCGTGAAGCCCCCTCGCTGGTAATAATCGACCACCTGCTGAAACAAGGGTGCAGGGTAAAAGCATACGATCCGGTGGCTATGCATGAGTCTAAAAGAAGGATCGGTGAAGTAATCGAATACTGCAAAGACCCTTATGAAGCAACAATAGACTCGGATGCTTTGTTCCTGCTGACAGAATGGACCGAATTCAGATACCCGAACTGGGTAGTGATCAGGAAATTGATGAAAAACCCGGTGATCTTTGACGGACGCAATATTTATGATGCGGTTGAATTGAAGTCACTCGACTTTTCATACTTCTGCGTTGGAGTTAATACAGAAAAGCCGTAA
- the mtaB gene encoding tRNA (N(6)-L-threonylcarbamoyladenosine(37)-C(2))-methylthiotransferase MtaB, with protein MKNNKIAFQTFGCKLNFAETSAIAGKFTASGYEIVNFSEEADYYVIHSCTVTSHAEKKTRAAIRQAARRNPEASVAVIGCYAQLRPEEIHKINGVDIILGNSDKYRLPEYITDLRKYKEEKNQAPSMPTDFEPGFSIGDRTRSFFKVQDGCDYFCTYCAIPFARGRSRSATIASTLQVAQQIASSEVKEIVLTGVNIGDFGRRNGENFTELLKALGQLEGIERIRISSVEPELLKDEIITLVAQNRRFMPHFHIPLQSGTDRILELMKRKYKREVFADRVNTIIMMMPDACIAADVITGFPGETDEDFRQTVDFIESLPVSYLHVFTYSKRPGTKAALLAEQVPDAIKQERSRLLHQLSERKKELFYNENRGSHQLVLWESSMHKGFMNGFTGNYIHCKKPFDKNSVNQIESVILLEPDKDGMYMVKPNH; from the coding sequence ATGAAGAATAATAAAATTGCATTTCAGACTTTTGGCTGCAAGCTTAATTTTGCTGAAACTTCGGCCATTGCTGGAAAATTTACAGCATCAGGTTACGAAATCGTGAATTTCAGCGAGGAGGCCGATTATTACGTGATTCATTCCTGCACGGTTACTTCACATGCTGAAAAGAAGACCAGGGCCGCTATCAGGCAGGCTGCAAGAAGAAATCCCGAAGCCTCGGTTGCAGTGATTGGCTGCTATGCCCAGCTCAGGCCGGAAGAAATTCATAAAATCAATGGGGTGGATATCATTTTGGGTAACAGCGACAAATACCGGCTCCCCGAATATATTACCGATCTGAGGAAGTATAAAGAAGAAAAAAATCAGGCTCCTTCCATGCCAACTGACTTTGAACCTGGCTTTTCCATTGGAGACCGCACCCGTTCATTTTTCAAGGTTCAGGATGGCTGCGACTATTTTTGCACCTATTGCGCCATTCCGTTCGCCCGTGGCCGGAGTCGAAGCGCAACCATTGCATCCACGCTTCAGGTAGCTCAGCAGATCGCTTCCTCCGAAGTAAAGGAGATTGTGCTTACCGGGGTCAATATCGGTGATTTCGGCAGACGGAACGGCGAAAATTTCACTGAGCTTCTGAAAGCACTCGGACAACTTGAGGGCATAGAAAGAATCAGAATCTCGTCCGTGGAACCGGAATTACTGAAAGATGAAATCATCACGCTGGTCGCCCAAAACCGACGGTTTATGCCCCACTTCCACATACCGCTGCAATCGGGCACTGACCGTATTCTTGAGCTGATGAAACGGAAATACAAGCGTGAAGTATTTGCAGACAGGGTTAATACTATTATAATGATGATGCCTGATGCCTGTATCGCGGCAGATGTCATCACCGGATTTCCGGGTGAAACGGACGAGGACTTCAGGCAAACCGTGGATTTTATTGAAAGCCTGCCGGTATCGTATCTGCATGTATTCACTTACTCAAAACGACCGGGCACCAAAGCCGCATTACTGGCAGAACAGGTTCCTGACGCCATCAAACAGGAGCGCAGCCGGCTGCTTCATCAACTTTCAGAAAGAAAAAAGGAACTGTTTTACAACGAAAACAGGGGCAGCCATCAGTTGGTCCTGTGGGAATCAAGTATGCATAAGGGATTTATGAACGGTTTTACCGGAAATTACATCCATTGCAAGAAACCATTTGATAAGAATTCAGTTAATCAGATTGAAAGTGTCATCCTGCTCGAACCGGAC
- the rfbD gene encoding dTDP-4-dehydrorhamnose reductase codes for MKILVTGSKGQLGNELQLMAANLPEHEFIFTDYQELDITSHDQVNRFVQETRPDRIINCAAYTSVDKAEAEPEAAYRLNADGPGYLAAAAASHGARMIHISSDYVFNGRNYKPYLETDAVEPAGVYAKSKALGENNVMKAAPGSIIIRTSWLYSAHGQNFVKTILRVGKEKGLLKVVADQIGSPTWAHDLANAILNLIDKNADGGIYHFSNEGVCSWYDFARTIIELSGIQCKVVPTDTAGYPLPAPRPYYSVLDKSKYAAITHCAVPWWYESLKKCLALLNEQG; via the coding sequence ATGAAGATACTGGTTACCGGGAGCAAAGGACAGTTGGGCAATGAGTTGCAGTTGATGGCTGCGAACCTGCCTGAACACGAGTTTATATTTACCGATTACCAGGAGTTAGACATAACCAGCCACGATCAGGTTAATCGCTTTGTTCAGGAGACCCGTCCCGACCGGATCATCAATTGTGCGGCATACACTTCCGTTGACAAAGCAGAAGCGGAGCCTGAGGCTGCGTACCGGCTAAATGCCGACGGGCCGGGTTACCTGGCCGCGGCTGCTGCAAGCCATGGCGCAAGAATGATACATATTTCATCCGATTATGTTTTCAATGGCCGGAATTATAAACCTTACCTGGAGACGGATGCGGTTGAACCTGCAGGCGTATACGCTAAAAGCAAGGCCCTGGGTGAAAACAATGTAATGAAGGCTGCACCCGGTTCCATCATTATAAGAACGTCATGGCTTTATTCAGCTCATGGTCAGAATTTTGTAAAAACCATTCTCCGGGTTGGCAAGGAAAAGGGATTGCTGAAAGTTGTCGCTGACCAGATCGGATCACCTACCTGGGCGCACGATCTGGCAAATGCCATACTTAACCTAATCGACAAAAATGCAGATGGCGGCATTTACCATTTCTCCAATGAAGGGGTCTGCAGTTGGTATGATTTTGCCAGGACCATAATAGAACTCTCCGGAATTCAATGCAAAGTTGTCCCGACCGATACCGCCGGATACCCCCTGCCTGCTCCCCGTCCCTATTATAGTGTGCTTGACAAAAGCAAATATGCCGCAATCACGCACTGCGCTGTCCCCTGGTGGTACGAAAGCCTTAAAAAATGCCTAGCTTTGCTGAATGAACAGGGCTGA
- a CDS encoding ornithine carbamoyltransferase: MAFNLRNRNFLKLLDFTPQEIKYLLQLSVDLKKAKYAGTEQQQLKGKNIVLLFEKDSTRTRCAFEVAALDQGAHVTYLGPSGSQMGKKESMKDTARVLGRMYDGIEYRGYGQHIVEELGKYAGVPVWNGLTNEFHPTQILADFLTMMEHSDKPLHQVAFCYLGDARNNMGNSLMVGAAKMGMDFRAAAPKACWPDEKLVATCREIAKETGAKITLTESVEEGVKGVDFLYTDVWVSMGEPAEVWAERIKLLSPYQVNMDVVKKTGNPTVKFLHCLPAFHNRETVIGEDVFQKYGLEAMEVSEDVFESPMSVVFDEAENRLHTIKAVMVATLGC; encoded by the coding sequence ATGGCATTTAATCTCAGAAACAGAAACTTCCTGAAACTTTTGGATTTTACTCCTCAGGAAATCAAGTATTTACTTCAGCTTTCGGTTGATCTTAAAAAGGCAAAATATGCCGGAACCGAACAGCAGCAGCTGAAAGGAAAGAACATTGTGCTTCTTTTCGAAAAAGATTCAACCCGCACCCGTTGTGCGTTTGAAGTTGCCGCCCTTGACCAGGGAGCGCACGTTACTTATCTCGGACCTTCAGGTTCACAAATGGGTAAGAAAGAGTCTATGAAAGATACTGCCCGCGTACTTGGACGCATGTATGACGGAATAGAGTATCGCGGTTACGGACAGCACATTGTTGAGGAACTGGGTAAATATGCCGGTGTTCCGGTTTGGAACGGATTGACCAACGAGTTTCATCCTACCCAGATCCTGGCCGATTTCCTTACCATGATGGAGCATTCCGATAAACCATTACATCAGGTTGCTTTTTGCTATCTTGGCGATGCCAGGAATAATATGGGCAACTCCCTGATGGTAGGTGCTGCCAAAATGGGTATGGATTTCAGGGCTGCAGCGCCCAAAGCCTGCTGGCCAGACGAGAAACTGGTGGCCACCTGCCGCGAAATAGCCAAAGAAACCGGAGCAAAAATCACGCTCACCGAATCGGTTGAAGAAGGGGTAAAAGGTGTGGACTTCCTTTACACCGATGTATGGGTATCTATGGGTGAACCTGCTGAAGTGTGGGCAGAGCGAATCAAACTGTTGAGCCCCTATCAGGTGAATATGGATGTTGTGAAGAAGACGGGCAATCCCACGGTGAAGTTCCTGCACTGTCTGCCTGCATTCCACAATCGCGAAACTGTTATCGGTGAGGATGTATTCCAGAAGTATGGACTGGAAGCAATGGAAGTAAGTGAAGATGTGTTCGAATCACCAATGTCGGTGGTTTTTGATGAAGCTGAAAACAGGTTACATACCATTAAAGCAGTAATGGTGGCAACCCTGGGTTGCTAA
- a CDS encoding GxxExxY protein — translation MNRAELNKLHTRIFEAASEVYSELGQGLDVQIYHTCFLHELRLKGLLFKRDVAFPVYYKDIKTSKEIIVDILVENQAIVEIQSEREISLLQLHSLQSKLKISGKRMGIIITFNAPGVIEGYRKVLNNL, via the coding sequence ATGAACAGGGCTGAACTCAACAAACTGCATACCCGGATATTTGAAGCAGCATCAGAAGTCTACTCCGAACTCGGTCAGGGGCTTGATGTTCAGATTTATCATACCTGTTTCCTTCATGAACTCAGATTGAAAGGCCTGTTGTTCAAACGGGATGTTGCGTTTCCCGTTTACTACAAGGACATCAAAACAAGTAAAGAAATAATTGTTGATATACTTGTTGAAAATCAAGCGATTGTAGAAATCCAGTCGGAACGGGAGATTTCACTGCTGCAACTGCATTCATTGCAATCGAAGCTGAAAATTTCAGGTAAAAGAATGGGAATAATTATTACCTTTAACGCTCCGGGAGTCATTGAGGGTTACCGGAAAGTATTGAACAATTTATAG
- a CDS encoding DMT family transporter, which yields MKTGNKSMMFALMAVLFWSTIGSAFKLTLNYLNFVQVLLFASFIAVIFLALTLTISGKMRDIFNLSKKNIGMSAIMGFLNPFAYYLVLLKAYSILQAQEAVVLNYIWPMILVLLSIPFLRQKISLISFFALLISFAGIFVIAIEGRIMTLRFSHPAGVALALVSAFFWASYWLLNLKDKREETEKLFMNFAFGFLYILVYAISTNNLVLPGIKGVIGVVYIGLFEMGITFVLWLKALKYAENTARVSNLVYLSPFLSLIFVSVFVGEKILISTIAGLILIIGGILIQHFSGKTAKVI from the coding sequence ATGAAAACCGGCAATAAATCCATGATGTTCGCACTGATGGCAGTCCTTTTCTGGTCTACCATCGGTTCAGCTTTCAAGCTGACACTGAATTACCTGAACTTTGTCCAGGTATTGCTTTTTGCCAGCTTTATCGCCGTGATTTTCCTTGCGCTGACGCTGACTATAAGCGGGAAAATGAGAGATATTTTCAACCTCAGCAAAAAGAATATCGGAATGTCGGCAATCATGGGATTTCTAAATCCTTTTGCCTATTACCTCGTACTTCTGAAAGCCTACTCCATTCTTCAGGCCCAGGAGGCAGTAGTATTAAACTATATCTGGCCAATGATTTTAGTGTTACTGTCCATTCCATTCCTACGTCAGAAGATTTCGCTAATCAGTTTCTTTGCATTGTTGATAAGCTTTGCCGGAATATTTGTAATTGCTATCGAAGGGAGGATCATGACACTTCGTTTTTCTCATCCGGCCGGGGTGGCACTTGCTTTGGTCAGCGCATTTTTCTGGGCATCTTATTGGCTGCTCAATCTGAAGGATAAGCGGGAAGAGACCGAAAAACTTTTCATGAACTTCGCGTTTGGATTTCTTTATATTCTTGTTTACGCCATTTCAACCAACAACCTCGTTCTGCCTGGTATAAAAGGTGTTATCGGTGTTGTTTATATCGGTTTGTTTGAAATGGGGATCACCTTTGTACTATGGCTTAAAGCCCTGAAATACGCCGAAAACACAGCAAGGGTAAGCAACCTTGTATACCTCTCCCCCTTTCTTTCACTGATTTTTGTTTCAGTATTTGTCGGTGAAAAGATTCTTATCTCCACAATAGCAGGCCTTATCCTGATTATAGGAGGAATATTGATTCAGCACTTCAGTGGAAAAACCGCGAAAGTTATTTAG
- a CDS encoding phospho-sugar mutase yields the protein MTIKEVDPKIIEKAKVWLKENYDPDTRKAVKEMMDNDPAELVECFYRDLEFGTGGLRGIMGVGTNRMNKYTVGAATQGLANYLKTALIHESEIRAAIAYDSRNNSGLFAGISAEVLAANGIKVFLFDSLRPTPELSFAVRYLKCHTGIVVTASHNPKEYNGYKVYWSDGGQLVPPHDKNVIAEVQKIESVGDIKFSGHPENIVSIGEDIDKEYISTLVSLSISPDVIKRQSDMKIVYTPIHGTGYKLVPEALKAFGFTNIQTVKEQLTPDGNFPTVVSPNPEEKAALELALKLAKKVNADLILATDPDGDRVGVGVKDNNDNYILLNGNQSASLLIYYLIRQWKIKGKLTGKEFIAKTIVTSELLKDIAISHGVESYDVLTGFKYIAEIIRRFEGQKKFIGGGEESYGYLVGDFVRDKDAVAACALLAETAAWARNMGMSMYEMLINIYQEYGFYLEDLISITKKGKSGAEEIQAMMDGYRNSPPREINGIPVEIIKDYKLQKEFNRITGDEKPIDLPKSDVLQFFLKGGSKITVRPSGTEPKIKFYFGVKGLLPEKSQFDKVNAGMRAQLEEMIAAMKLK from the coding sequence ATGACAATAAAGGAAGTAGACCCGAAGATTATCGAAAAAGCAAAAGTCTGGCTTAAAGAAAATTACGACCCCGATACCAGAAAAGCGGTAAAGGAGATGATGGACAATGATCCGGCCGAGCTTGTTGAATGTTTTTACCGTGATCTTGAGTTTGGTACCGGCGGTTTACGCGGTATCATGGGCGTAGGAACCAACCGCATGAACAAATACACGGTTGGTGCTGCAACCCAGGGCCTGGCCAATTACCTGAAAACGGCATTGATACATGAAAGTGAAATCAGGGCAGCCATAGCGTATGACTCGCGTAACAACAGCGGACTTTTTGCCGGAATTTCAGCGGAAGTGTTGGCAGCCAATGGTATAAAAGTATTTCTTTTTGATTCACTCCGGCCCACGCCCGAGCTTTCATTTGCCGTCCGTTATCTTAAGTGCCATACAGGCATTGTTGTTACGGCCTCGCACAACCCTAAAGAATATAACGGTTATAAAGTCTACTGGAGTGATGGCGGACAACTGGTACCTCCTCATGATAAGAATGTGATTGCCGAAGTGCAAAAGATTGAGTCAGTCGGGGATATAAAATTTTCAGGCCATCCTGAAAATATTGTTAGCATTGGCGAAGACATTGACAAGGAATACATCAGCACGCTTGTTTCCTTATCAATTTCACCCGACGTAATCAAACGGCAAAGCGATATGAAAATCGTTTACACGCCGATACATGGAACAGGTTATAAGCTTGTTCCGGAAGCATTGAAAGCATTTGGTTTTACAAACATTCAAACGGTAAAGGAACAGCTTACGCCTGACGGAAATTTTCCAACAGTTGTATCCCCGAATCCTGAAGAAAAAGCCGCACTCGAGCTTGCATTGAAACTGGCTAAAAAAGTAAATGCTGACCTGATTCTTGCCACGGATCCTGACGGTGACCGCGTCGGTGTCGGAGTAAAAGATAACAATGACAACTACATACTTCTGAATGGAAATCAATCCGCATCTCTGCTGATTTATTACCTGATCCGCCAGTGGAAGATCAAAGGAAAACTTACCGGAAAAGAGTTTATCGCGAAGACCATCGTAACATCCGAACTGCTAAAAGACATTGCAATCAGCCACGGAGTTGAATCGTACGATGTACTTACCGGTTTCAAATACATCGCTGAAATCATCCGCAGGTTTGAAGGTCAGAAAAAGTTTATCGGAGGCGGAGAGGAAAGTTACGGTTACCTTGTCGGTGATTTTGTTCGTGATAAAGATGCGGTTGCCGCCTGTGCCCTGCTTGCAGAAACAGCTGCATGGGCGAGGAATATGGGTATGTCGATGTATGAAATGCTTATCAATATATATCAGGAGTACGGATTCTACCTCGAAGATCTGATTTCAATCACTAAAAAAGGTAAATCAGGGGCGGAAGAGATTCAGGCAATGATGGATGGATACCGGAATTCGCCACCCCGTGAAATCAACGGCATTCCCGTAGAGATAATCAAAGATTACAAACTTCAGAAAGAGTTCAACCGTATTACCGGAGATGAAAAACCCATTGATCTCCCCAAATCAGATGTTCTTCAGTTTTTCCTGAAGGGAGGCAGCAAAATTACGGTGCGTCCTTCAGGTACTGAGCCAAAAATCAAGTTTTACTTTGGAGTAAAGGGTCTATTACCTGAAAAATCACAATTTGACAAGGTAAATGCCGGCATGCGGGCACAGCTTGAAGAAATGATTGCAGCCATGAAACTCAAATGA